The following proteins are co-located in the Nerophis ophidion isolate RoL-2023_Sa linkage group LG04, RoL_Noph_v1.0, whole genome shotgun sequence genome:
- the lg04h21orf91 gene encoding protein EURL homolog isoform X4, translating into MNSGRHVFKSISWQLSGVLGLRVSLQGVSATTLVHSKSLRGHRDCFEKSHLIANQKLSHSKVSRSAYEGMKLAFSQKLNSIIQYAQNKDNVTTNGFSRRGSRLVRYSQKSDCQLLPQTEALVPRYTPCRKHSEATRLPDYTMGMLECHTAQERRVLQNSHGELWKTLQIRNRATVEGQCRHQNHSREELTKMSVDELHQLNTQLLMQIQKVFKELTAAVQEKDSLSSELHVRNVAIEQLFENCAKLPWLHISRAGRVKASSASVE; encoded by the exons ATGAACTCTGGCAGACATGTCTTTAAAAGCATCTCTTGGCAGCTGTCAGGTGTGTTGGGCTTGCGAGTGTCCTTGCAAG GTGTTTCTGCTACTACCCTGGTGCATTCAAAGTCTCTGCGCGGTCACCGAGACTGCTTCGAGAAGAGCCACCTCATCGCCAACCAGAAGTTGTCACATTCCAAGGTCTCCCGAAGTGCCTACGAGGGCATGAAGCTGGCCTTCAGCCAAAAACTCAACTCTATCATCCAGTACGCCCAGAACAAAGACAATGTCACCACAAACGGCTTCAGTAGACGCGGAAGCAGGCTCGTTCGTTACAGCCAGAAGAGCGACTGCCAGCTTCTGCCTCAGACGGAAGCCCTGGTACCCCGCTACACCCCCTGCCGGAAGCACAGCGAAGCAACACGATTGCCCGATTACACCATGGGAATGTTGGAGTGCCACACGGCCCAGGAGCGGAGGGTTCTGCAAAACTCTCATGGGGAGCTTTGGAAAACTCTACAGATCCGGAATCGAGCAACAGTAGAAGGGCAATGCAGACATCAGAACCACAGCAGAGAAGAAT TGACTAAAATGAGTGTGGATGAGCTTCATCAATTGAACACACAGCTTCTCATGCAGATTCAAA AAGTCTTCAAGGAGCTGACTGCGGCCGTGCAGGAGAAAGACTCGCTGTCGTCCGAGCTGCACGTGCGTAACGTAGCCATTGAGCAGCTGTTTGAGAACTGTGCCAAACTGCCCTGGCTGCACATCAGCAGGGCTGGCAGGGTGAAGGCCAGCAGCGCCAGTGTAgagtga
- the lg04h21orf91 gene encoding protein EURL homolog isoform X1, producing MQTKNALQVFGIEPASPFHSCVPGSTMDEEEQFVNIDLNDDNICSVCKLETDTGTLSFCHVCFELSIEGVSATTLVHSKSLRGHRDCFEKSHLIANQKLSHSKVSRSAYEGMKLAFSQKLNSIIQYAQNKDNVTTNGFSRRGSRLVRYSQKSDCQLLPQTEALVPRYTPCRKHSEATRLPDYTMGMLECHTAQERRVLQNSHGELWKTLQIRNRATVEGQCRHQNHSREELTKMSVDELHQLNTQLLMQIQKVFKELTAAVQEKDSLSSELHVRNVAIEQLFENCAKLPWLHISRAGRVKASSASVE from the exons TTTGGTATTGAGCCAGCTTCTCCATTTCACAGTTGTGTTCCTGGAAGCACCATGGATGAAGAAGAACAGTTTGTGAACATTGATCTCAACGATGACAATATCTGCAGTGTCTGCAAGCTCGAGACAGATACAGGGACCTTATCTTTCTGCCATGTCTGCTTCGAACTCAGCATTGAAG GTGTTTCTGCTACTACCCTGGTGCATTCAAAGTCTCTGCGCGGTCACCGAGACTGCTTCGAGAAGAGCCACCTCATCGCCAACCAGAAGTTGTCACATTCCAAGGTCTCCCGAAGTGCCTACGAGGGCATGAAGCTGGCCTTCAGCCAAAAACTCAACTCTATCATCCAGTACGCCCAGAACAAAGACAATGTCACCACAAACGGCTTCAGTAGACGCGGAAGCAGGCTCGTTCGTTACAGCCAGAAGAGCGACTGCCAGCTTCTGCCTCAGACGGAAGCCCTGGTACCCCGCTACACCCCCTGCCGGAAGCACAGCGAAGCAACACGATTGCCCGATTACACCATGGGAATGTTGGAGTGCCACACGGCCCAGGAGCGGAGGGTTCTGCAAAACTCTCATGGGGAGCTTTGGAAAACTCTACAGATCCGGAATCGAGCAACAGTAGAAGGGCAATGCAGACATCAGAACCACAGCAGAGAAGAAT TGACTAAAATGAGTGTGGATGAGCTTCATCAATTGAACACACAGCTTCTCATGCAGATTCAAA AAGTCTTCAAGGAGCTGACTGCGGCCGTGCAGGAGAAAGACTCGCTGTCGTCCGAGCTGCACGTGCGTAACGTAGCCATTGAGCAGCTGTTTGAGAACTGTGCCAAACTGCCCTGGCTGCACATCAGCAGGGCTGGCAGGGTGAAGGCCAGCAGCGCCAGTGTAgagtga
- the lg04h21orf91 gene encoding protein EURL homolog isoform X2, with translation MHCFHSYEVCAVICSGHTAADHTFFYAVLFDTLSMNSGRHVFKSISWQLSGVLGLRVSLQGVSATTLVHSKSLRGHRDCFEKSHLIANQKLSHSKVSRSAYEGMKLAFSQKLNSIIQYAQNKDNVTTNGFSRRGSRLVRYSQKSDCQLLPQTEALVPRYTPCRKHSEATRLPDYTMGMLECHTAQERRVLQNSHGELWKTLQIRNRATVEGQCRHQNHSREELTKMSVDELHQLNTQLLMQIQKVFKELTAAVQEKDSLSSELHVRNVAIEQLFENCAKLPWLHISRAGRVKASSASVE, from the exons ATGCATTGCTTCCACTCATATGAGGTTTGTGCTGTTATCTGTTCAGGCCACACAGCTGCTGACCACACATTCTTCTATGCAGTTCTGTTTGACACCTTATCCATGAACTCTGGCAGACATGTCTTTAAAAGCATCTCTTGGCAGCTGTCAGGTGTGTTGGGCTTGCGAGTGTCCTTGCAAG GTGTTTCTGCTACTACCCTGGTGCATTCAAAGTCTCTGCGCGGTCACCGAGACTGCTTCGAGAAGAGCCACCTCATCGCCAACCAGAAGTTGTCACATTCCAAGGTCTCCCGAAGTGCCTACGAGGGCATGAAGCTGGCCTTCAGCCAAAAACTCAACTCTATCATCCAGTACGCCCAGAACAAAGACAATGTCACCACAAACGGCTTCAGTAGACGCGGAAGCAGGCTCGTTCGTTACAGCCAGAAGAGCGACTGCCAGCTTCTGCCTCAGACGGAAGCCCTGGTACCCCGCTACACCCCCTGCCGGAAGCACAGCGAAGCAACACGATTGCCCGATTACACCATGGGAATGTTGGAGTGCCACACGGCCCAGGAGCGGAGGGTTCTGCAAAACTCTCATGGGGAGCTTTGGAAAACTCTACAGATCCGGAATCGAGCAACAGTAGAAGGGCAATGCAGACATCAGAACCACAGCAGAGAAGAAT TGACTAAAATGAGTGTGGATGAGCTTCATCAATTGAACACACAGCTTCTCATGCAGATTCAAA AAGTCTTCAAGGAGCTGACTGCGGCCGTGCAGGAGAAAGACTCGCTGTCGTCCGAGCTGCACGTGCGTAACGTAGCCATTGAGCAGCTGTTTGAGAACTGTGCCAAACTGCCCTGGCTGCACATCAGCAGGGCTGGCAGGGTGAAGGCCAGCAGCGCCAGTGTAgagtga
- the lg04h21orf91 gene encoding protein EURL homolog isoform X3: MDEEEQFVNIDLNDDNICSVCKLETDTGTLSFCHVCFELSIEGVSATTLVHSKSLRGHRDCFEKSHLIANQKLSHSKVSRSAYEGMKLAFSQKLNSIIQYAQNKDNVTTNGFSRRGSRLVRYSQKSDCQLLPQTEALVPRYTPCRKHSEATRLPDYTMGMLECHTAQERRVLQNSHGELWKTLQIRNRATVEGQCRHQNHSREELTKMSVDELHQLNTQLLMQIQKVFKELTAAVQEKDSLSSELHVRNVAIEQLFENCAKLPWLHISRAGRVKASSASVE; this comes from the exons ATGGATGAAGAAGAACAGTTTGTGAACATTGATCTCAACGATGACAATATCTGCAGTGTCTGCAAGCTCGAGACAGATACAGGGACCTTATCTTTCTGCCATGTCTGCTTCGAACTCAGCATTGAAG GTGTTTCTGCTACTACCCTGGTGCATTCAAAGTCTCTGCGCGGTCACCGAGACTGCTTCGAGAAGAGCCACCTCATCGCCAACCAGAAGTTGTCACATTCCAAGGTCTCCCGAAGTGCCTACGAGGGCATGAAGCTGGCCTTCAGCCAAAAACTCAACTCTATCATCCAGTACGCCCAGAACAAAGACAATGTCACCACAAACGGCTTCAGTAGACGCGGAAGCAGGCTCGTTCGTTACAGCCAGAAGAGCGACTGCCAGCTTCTGCCTCAGACGGAAGCCCTGGTACCCCGCTACACCCCCTGCCGGAAGCACAGCGAAGCAACACGATTGCCCGATTACACCATGGGAATGTTGGAGTGCCACACGGCCCAGGAGCGGAGGGTTCTGCAAAACTCTCATGGGGAGCTTTGGAAAACTCTACAGATCCGGAATCGAGCAACAGTAGAAGGGCAATGCAGACATCAGAACCACAGCAGAGAAGAAT TGACTAAAATGAGTGTGGATGAGCTTCATCAATTGAACACACAGCTTCTCATGCAGATTCAAA AAGTCTTCAAGGAGCTGACTGCGGCCGTGCAGGAGAAAGACTCGCTGTCGTCCGAGCTGCACGTGCGTAACGTAGCCATTGAGCAGCTGTTTGAGAACTGTGCCAAACTGCCCTGGCTGCACATCAGCAGGGCTGGCAGGGTGAAGGCCAGCAGCGCCAGTGTAgagtga